The following proteins come from a genomic window of Nostoc sp. TCL26-01:
- the hpnI gene encoding bacteriohopanetetrol glucosamine biosynthesis glycosyltransferase HpnI → MHFPYLSTDKLAQMLLIPDDYSAWLQVGCYFLLLMLCIFAIGYYSYGIYAAREFFSQKTQINADFHPPVSILKPICGLDIDTYENFASFCQQDYPEYQIIFGVRDENDPCVDVVKRIIAEFPNVDISLVISDRTIGTNLKVSNLANAQAQAKHSLLLLADSDIRVGTDYLRHIIQPMQEPSVGVVTCLYRPLVRGWVAILEAVGISTEYHVGVLVARKLEGMYFALGPTIAIRQTILAEIGGFAAIADYLADDFQLGYLPTQIGYNVVLSDYVIDHAIATASFADLIQRQTRWNCCTRVSRPWGYLGLIFTHGTAISLLFLLVTAGASVGWLMLFLTWTTRLILAWVVGVWGLKDQVARKFLWLVPVRDLVSFALWCYGFMGNTLEWRGRRLRLIKGGKLEAIAPDVPKLT, encoded by the coding sequence ATGCACTTTCCCTATTTAAGCACTGATAAACTTGCACAAATGCTGTTAATTCCTGATGATTACTCGGCTTGGTTACAAGTTGGCTGCTACTTCCTGCTTTTGATGCTTTGCATCTTTGCCATTGGCTATTACTCTTATGGGATTTATGCAGCGAGAGAATTCTTTTCCCAAAAAACCCAGATAAATGCCGATTTTCATCCACCTGTGAGTATTTTAAAGCCAATTTGCGGACTGGATATTGATACTTACGAAAACTTTGCTTCATTTTGCCAACAGGATTATCCGGAGTATCAAATCATCTTTGGTGTCCGCGATGAAAATGATCCCTGTGTGGACGTAGTCAAGAGAATTATCGCTGAGTTTCCCAATGTAGATATTAGTTTAGTGATTAGCGATCGCACCATTGGTACTAACCTGAAAGTCAGCAACTTAGCTAACGCCCAAGCCCAAGCTAAACATTCCCTGTTATTGTTGGCAGACAGTGATATCCGTGTCGGCACTGATTATCTACGGCACATTATCCAGCCGATGCAAGAGCCATCTGTAGGTGTAGTTACTTGCTTGTATCGTCCCTTGGTGCGGGGATGGGTGGCAATTCTAGAAGCCGTGGGGATATCTACAGAATATCACGTTGGGGTTCTCGTCGCTAGGAAGCTGGAAGGGATGTATTTTGCCCTTGGCCCCACCATTGCTATCCGGCAGACGATTTTAGCAGAAATTGGGGGATTTGCTGCTATCGCTGATTATTTAGCCGATGATTTCCAACTTGGTTACTTACCGACTCAGATAGGTTATAATGTCGTACTTTCCGACTATGTGATTGATCATGCGATCGCTACAGCTAGTTTCGCTGATCTCATCCAACGGCAAACACGCTGGAATTGCTGCACCAGAGTTTCTCGGCCTTGGGGTTATCTAGGTTTAATCTTTACCCACGGTACAGCCATCAGCTTACTATTTTTGCTCGTAACGGCTGGTGCATCTGTGGGTTGGTTGATGCTATTTCTCACCTGGACGACTAGACTGATCCTCGCTTGGGTTGTTGGGGTCTGGGGTTTAAAAGATCAAGTAGCCAGGAAGTTTTTATGGCTAGTCCCCGTACGGGATTTAGTCAGCTTTGCCCTGTGGTGTTACGGCTTTATGGGTAACACCTTGGAGTGGCGCGGACGCAGACTCAGGTTGATTAAAGGTGGTAAGTTAGAAGCGATCGCACCAGATGTCCCTAAACTAACGTAA
- a CDS encoding LL-diaminopimelate aminotransferase → MATINDNYLKLKAGYLFPEIARRVNAFAEAHPDAKIIRLGIGDVTEPLPEACRTAMIQAVAEMGDRATFKGYGPEQGYAWLREKIAAEDFQARGADIDATEIFISDGSKCDTGNILDIFGNNNIIAVTDPVYPVYVDTNVMAGHTGTANEKGEFAGLVYLPVTAENNFTAEIPTQKVDLIYLCFPNNPTGATASKEHLQAWVDYAKAHNSIIFFDAAYESYITDPSLPHSIYEIPGAREVAIEFRSFSKNAGFTGTRCALTVVPKTLTAKASDGSDVELWKLWNRRQSTKFNGVSYIIQRGAEAVYSPDGQAQVQALVSFYLENAKIIREQLTAAGLAVYGGVNAPYVWVKTPNGLSSWDFFDKLLHTVNVVGTPGSGFGAAGEGYFRISAFNSRENVEEAMKRITNDFVV, encoded by the coding sequence ATGGCAACGATTAACGACAACTACCTCAAACTCAAAGCTGGCTATCTGTTCCCAGAAATTGCGCGGCGTGTCAATGCTTTTGCCGAAGCTCACCCCGATGCTAAAATCATCCGCTTGGGTATTGGCGATGTCACCGAACCATTGCCAGAAGCTTGTCGCACGGCGATGATTCAGGCTGTAGCTGAAATGGGCGATCGCGCAACTTTTAAAGGTTACGGCCCAGAACAAGGTTATGCTTGGTTAAGAGAAAAAATTGCGGCTGAAGATTTTCAAGCACGAGGAGCCGATATAGACGCTACAGAAATCTTCATTTCTGACGGTTCCAAATGTGATACAGGCAATATTCTCGATATCTTTGGCAATAATAACATTATCGCTGTCACCGACCCTGTTTATCCCGTCTATGTAGACACCAACGTCATGGCAGGACACACTGGTACAGCTAACGAAAAAGGCGAGTTTGCTGGCTTAGTTTATCTCCCAGTCACAGCCGAGAACAACTTCACAGCCGAAATTCCCACCCAAAAAGTCGATTTAATTTATCTCTGCTTTCCCAACAACCCCACAGGCGCAACAGCTAGCAAAGAACACCTACAAGCATGGGTAGATTATGCCAAAGCGCATAACTCGATTATTTTCTTTGATGCCGCCTACGAATCATACATCACCGACCCCTCTCTTCCCCACTCCATCTACGAAATTCCCGGAGCCAGGGAAGTAGCCATTGAGTTTCGTTCGTTCTCGAAAAACGCAGGTTTTACCGGCACTCGTTGCGCCTTAACCGTTGTCCCTAAAACCCTGACAGCAAAAGCCAGTGATGGTTCTGATGTCGAACTGTGGAAACTATGGAATCGCCGCCAGTCTACCAAATTTAATGGCGTATCTTACATTATCCAACGGGGAGCCGAAGCAGTTTATTCACCAGATGGACAAGCACAAGTACAAGCGCTAGTTAGTTTCTACTTAGAAAATGCCAAAATTATCCGTGAGCAACTCACAGCTGCGGGATTAGCCGTTTATGGTGGAGTGAACGCACCTTATGTTTGGGTAAAAACGCCCAATGGTCTTTCTAGTTGGGATTTCTTTGATAAACTGCTGCATACAGTGAATGTGGTAGGAACCCCCGGTTCAGGCTTTGGTGCGGCGGGTGAAGGCTACTTCCGTATTTCTGCATTCAATAGCCGCGAGAATGTGGAGGAAGCCATGAAACGAATCACCAATGATTTTGTAGTCTAA
- a CDS encoding AAA family ATPase: MQIQQISVSGLFGIFDHVIPLNMNERITIIHGPNGFGKTVILRMLNGFFNSRYSVFRTIPFSRFRVVFDNDCSVEVVKNSDNLEKKDDITFYFYEPNSEKEYFSLKGTKNPPDIDFPFDVLDDIIPELRRIGSKLWHYLPTGENLSLNEVIDRFEDILPSKAKSREEPEWLEKLKNDIHVRLIESQRLLNFVANRSPRLYSGTRSMLPTVSAYSSELAQEIQSKLAEYGTTSQSLDRTFPARVVQKQPSSDLTGEQLRHQLDELEETRSRLIEVGLLDKDENSDFQIQSQFIDESTKNILSVYVEDVEKKLSVFSEIASKIELLRRIINNKFAYSYKEMNFNKEKGFVFKTLYHPSSSNRDTLSPIDLSSGEQHELVLLYELLFKVQPNSLVLIDEPELSLHVGWQVQFLKDLQEITKLADLDILMATHSPDIIQDRWDLTVELKGPVK, translated from the coding sequence ATGCAAATTCAGCAAATATCCGTTAGTGGTCTATTTGGAATTTTTGATCATGTAATTCCCTTGAACATGAATGAGAGAATTACCATTATTCATGGCCCAAATGGTTTTGGGAAAACAGTAATTCTGAGGATGTTAAATGGATTCTTCAACTCTCGATACTCAGTGTTTCGGACTATTCCATTTAGCCGATTTAGAGTTGTATTTGACAATGATTGTAGTGTAGAAGTCGTAAAAAATTCTGACAATCTGGAGAAAAAAGACGATATAACTTTTTATTTTTATGAACCTAATTCAGAAAAAGAGTATTTTTCCTTAAAAGGAACAAAAAATCCTCCAGATATCGACTTTCCATTCGATGTTTTGGATGACATAATACCTGAACTTCGCCGCATAGGATCTAAACTTTGGCATTACCTTCCTACCGGTGAAAATCTTTCTTTAAACGAAGTTATAGATCGGTTTGAAGATATTTTGCCTTCAAAAGCCAAATCACGAGAAGAACCTGAGTGGTTAGAAAAGTTGAAAAATGATATTCATGTTCGTCTCATAGAATCACAACGTTTACTAAACTTTGTTGCTAATCGTTCTCCAAGATTGTATTCTGGAACACGTTCAATGTTGCCAACTGTTTCTGCCTACTCCAGTGAACTTGCACAAGAGATTCAATCTAAGCTTGCTGAATATGGTACAACTTCTCAATCTCTTGATAGGACTTTTCCTGCAAGAGTAGTGCAAAAACAACCATCTTCTGATTTGACAGGTGAACAACTGCGTCATCAGCTAGATGAACTTGAAGAGACTCGCTCTCGTCTTATAGAAGTAGGTTTATTAGATAAGGATGAAAATTCAGACTTTCAAATCCAGTCTCAGTTCATAGATGAAAGTACCAAGAATATTTTGTCAGTATATGTTGAGGATGTAGAAAAGAAGCTAAGTGTCTTTAGCGAAATTGCTAGCAAGATTGAGCTTTTAAGGAGAATTATTAATAATAAATTTGCTTATTCTTATAAAGAAATGAATTTTAATAAGGAAAAAGGATTTGTTTTCAAAACACTTTATCATCCTTCTTCCTCTAATAGAGATACTCTTTCCCCAATAGATTTATCCTCTGGTGAGCAGCATGAGTTAGTGCTTCTCTATGAGCTACTATTTAAGGTTCAGCCGAATTCTCTAGTCCTAATAGATGAACCTGAACTATCACTTCATGTGGGATGGCAAGTTCAGTTTTTAAAAGATTTACAAGAAATCACAAAGCTGGCAGATTTGGATATTTTAATGGCTACTCATTCACCAGATATTATTCAAGATCGTTGGGATTTGACAGTGGAACTGAAAGGGCCTGTAAAATGA
- a CDS encoding DUF1868 domain-containing protein has protein sequence MDDNYQTYLNRVARMTLPEAYKSQVQHIQESYKFQPSSGIRQAAPFPGYSLITPSGAEDTDNSGFYAMLQAYQQELLGLAIANDLIVPVPAASFHLTLADLIWDSAYRDACDKNPEFEQQLRTCIAEILQQYQQSLTSASKPISWQMLGLVVMPRAVGVCLVPKDEHSYEQIIKFRRTIYQNSKLIALGIEQHYHLTAHITLGYFGEIAPDLDRSSLSNVLSEFNQKWLSEIPEFLIHRVELRKFDDMTRYYRELDWPSLAF, from the coding sequence TTGGACGATAATTATCAAACTTACCTAAATCGGGTAGCCAGAATGACGCTACCGGAAGCCTACAAATCCCAAGTCCAGCATATCCAGGAGTCTTATAAGTTTCAGCCGTCTTCAGGAATTAGACAAGCTGCACCTTTTCCTGGCTATAGTCTAATTACGCCATCGGGGGCAGAAGACACAGATAACTCTGGCTTCTATGCCATGTTACAAGCATATCAGCAGGAGCTTTTAGGATTAGCGATCGCCAATGATTTGATTGTCCCTGTACCTGCGGCTAGCTTCCATCTCACACTAGCAGATTTGATTTGGGATAGTGCTTACCGTGATGCTTGTGACAAAAATCCTGAATTTGAACAACAGTTACGCACTTGTATCGCGGAAATATTGCAACAGTATCAACAATCCCTGACATCTGCAAGTAAACCAATTTCTTGGCAGATGCTTGGATTAGTCGTGATGCCGAGAGCAGTCGGTGTTTGTCTAGTACCCAAAGATGAACACTCCTACGAGCAGATTATCAAATTCCGCCGCACAATTTATCAAAATTCCAAATTAATAGCTTTGGGTATCGAACAACACTATCACCTCACAGCCCATATCACACTGGGTTATTTTGGGGAAATTGCACCAGATTTAGATAGGAGTAGTCTAAGTAACGTCCTGTCTGAGTTTAATCAAAAGTGGCTCTCAGAAATCCCCGAATTTCTCATCCATCGTGTAGAACTGCGGAAGTTTGACGATATGACACGTTATTATCGTGAGCTAGACTGGCCGAGTTTGGCATTTTAA
- a CDS encoding DUF4168 domain-containing protein, with translation MSKKLAQTLFFSIFTSASLVFSTLTWNFKADAQTQTFNNTEITNYAQAVLAMEPARQQAFGEIKKIIGDRDIPKIVCNDPKSMNSLPNKARDIAVNYCNQSQKIVGDYGLTIDRFNLITMEVQNNSTLKRQLYKILIRLQNDSKPQ, from the coding sequence ATGTCAAAAAAACTTGCCCAAACCTTGTTTTTTAGCATTTTTACCAGTGCTAGTTTGGTGTTTAGTACGCTTACCTGGAATTTCAAAGCTGACGCTCAAACTCAAACATTTAACAATACTGAGATTACCAACTACGCTCAAGCAGTGTTAGCAATGGAACCTGCACGGCAACAAGCTTTTGGGGAAATCAAAAAAATCATTGGTGACAGAGATATTCCCAAGATTGTCTGTAACGATCCCAAAAGTATGAACAGTTTACCAAATAAGGCTAGAGATATTGCCGTTAATTACTGTAACCAGTCTCAGAAAATTGTTGGTGATTACGGTTTAACTATCGACCGTTTCAATCTCATCACGATGGAAGTTCAAAATAACAGCACTTTAAAAAGACAGCTTTACAAAATCTTAATTCGTTTACAAAATGATTCTAAACCTCAATAG
- a CDS encoding DUF2237 family protein, whose translation MAQAKNVIGTDLEICCTSPMTGFYRDGFCSTGAYDTGMHVVCAQVTAEFLEFTKSRGNDLSTPYPEYNFPGLKVGDRWCLCAARWQEALEAGVAPPVILSATHARALEVCSLGDLQKYALSGE comes from the coding sequence ATGGCACAGGCAAAAAATGTAATCGGCACAGACTTAGAAATTTGCTGCACTTCCCCCATGACTGGATTTTACCGTGACGGCTTTTGTTCCACAGGTGCTTACGACACAGGAATGCACGTTGTCTGCGCCCAAGTAACAGCAGAATTTCTCGAATTTACCAAATCACGCGGTAACGACTTGAGTACACCCTACCCTGAGTATAACTTTCCCGGACTCAAAGTGGGCGATCGCTGGTGCTTATGCGCCGCACGTTGGCAAGAAGCCCTAGAAGCCGGCGTAGCACCACCAGTCATCCTCTCTGCTACCCATGCGAGAGCATTGGAGGTTTGTTCTTTAGGGGATTTGCAAAAATATGCTTTGAGTGGGGAGTGA
- the murJ gene encoding murein biosynthesis integral membrane protein MurJ, translated as MTNQQPKPSRSFAGIAGIVAAATLISKVFGLIRQQAIAAAFGVGAAATAYSYAYVIPGFLLVLLGGVNGPLHSAIVSVLAKRKQEEAAPLVETVTTLVGGVLLLVTVAQIFLADEIVDIIGHGLEAKTRAIAIQQIQIMSPMALFSGLIGIGFGTLNAANQYWLLSISPLLSSITVVIGIGIMTLQLGKDIIKPEYAVIGGLVLAWGTLAGAILQWLVQLVVQWRLGLGTLRLRFDFQSPSVQEVIKIMTPATISSGMMPINFATVLYFASPIPGAAAGFNYANLLVQTPLGIISNIILLPLLPIFAKLAAPENWHDLKLRIRQGLLLSAVTMLPLGALMVALAVPIVQIVYERGAFKQDATELVSSLLIVYGIGMFAYLGRDVLVRVFYALGDGQTPFRISTFNIFLNAFLDWILVKPFGAPGLVLATVGVNCSSMLMLLWILDRRLNGLPWREWSVPILGLTAGSVVAGGASFATLVFSQQLLGKTGLLIQLVELCLAGLVGMIIFGAIAAFMKIPEVNTFVVRLRQRFLRT; from the coding sequence GTGACTAATCAACAGCCAAAACCCTCTCGTTCTTTCGCTGGGATTGCTGGCATTGTTGCCGCAGCCACCTTAATTAGTAAAGTTTTTGGTCTAATTCGGCAGCAAGCGATCGCAGCTGCTTTTGGTGTCGGTGCGGCGGCTACTGCCTACAGTTATGCCTACGTAATCCCTGGTTTTTTACTAGTATTATTGGGAGGTGTCAATGGCCCCTTACACAGTGCGATCGTCAGCGTTTTAGCCAAGCGCAAGCAAGAAGAAGCAGCGCCTCTGGTGGAGACAGTCACTACTTTAGTGGGGGGAGTGCTGTTACTGGTGACGGTGGCACAAATTTTCTTAGCAGATGAGATAGTGGATATTATCGGTCATGGTTTGGAGGCGAAAACTAGAGCGATCGCTATTCAACAAATCCAGATCATGTCACCAATGGCTTTATTTTCGGGATTGATTGGCATTGGTTTCGGCACTCTCAACGCTGCCAATCAGTATTGGTTGCTTTCCATTAGCCCTTTATTATCTAGTATCACTGTTGTCATTGGCATTGGCATAATGACTTTGCAACTAGGCAAGGACATCATTAAACCAGAATATGCTGTCATTGGTGGTTTGGTGTTGGCTTGGGGAACCTTGGCTGGGGCAATTCTCCAGTGGCTAGTACAGTTAGTTGTCCAATGGCGTTTGGGATTGGGGACATTGCGCCTGCGGTTTGATTTTCAATCTCCCTCAGTCCAAGAAGTCATCAAAATTATGACACCAGCAACCATTTCTTCGGGAATGATGCCGATTAATTTTGCCACGGTGCTTTACTTTGCTAGTCCCATTCCTGGCGCTGCGGCTGGATTTAACTATGCTAACTTGTTGGTACAAACTCCTCTGGGCATTATTTCTAACATCATTTTACTGCCCCTGCTACCCATATTTGCTAAACTAGCTGCTCCCGAAAATTGGCATGATCTGAAGTTACGCATTCGTCAGGGACTATTGCTCAGTGCTGTCACTATGCTACCTTTAGGTGCGCTGATGGTGGCGTTAGCTGTGCCAATCGTGCAGATAGTATATGAGCGCGGAGCATTTAAACAAGATGCCACAGAGTTAGTATCATCCCTGCTCATCGTCTATGGTATTGGGATGTTTGCTTATTTAGGTCGAGATGTTTTAGTCCGGGTATTTTATGCTTTGGGCGATGGACAGACACCTTTTCGCATCAGTACTTTTAATATCTTCCTCAATGCTTTTCTGGATTGGATTTTAGTCAAACCTTTCGGCGCACCTGGGTTAGTGTTAGCTACTGTTGGTGTAAATTGTAGCTCAATGTTGATGCTGTTGTGGATTCTCGATCGCCGTTTAAATGGTTTACCTTGGCGGGAGTGGAGTGTCCCAATTTTAGGCTTAACTGCTGGTAGTGTAGTGGCTGGGGGCGCTAGTTTTGCCACTCTCGTTTTTTCTCAGCAATTGTTGGGTAAAACAGGTTTACTAATTCAGCTAGTGGAGTTGTGTCTGGCTGGCTTAGTGGGGATGATCATATTTGGGGCGATCGCTGCATTCATGAAAATACCAGAAGTCAACACATTTGTCGTTCGCCTGCGTCAACGCTTTTTGAGAACTTAG
- a CDS encoding DUF4435 domain-containing protein — MRDYLSVDREANAIRLRRSTFLGTFLLVEGSSDKIFYERFVDKLACALVSVSGKPSSKLRVIEVLNILERSNFQGVLAIVDADFDHLGTLLHKSHNLIRTDTHDLETMLLKSSALDKVITEFASEEKITKFDRDIRTALLEAGISIGYLLWISQIDGLNLTFDGLIFSRFIDEQTLQINEVRLIEEVKNKSQAFALKTKDLQKRLMEQKSSNHDPWQVCCGHDLVEILSLSLRKTIGSAKANDVEPNSLERNLRLAYEAVYFCKTQMYSSISIWESNNQPFKVLQNEL, encoded by the coding sequence ATGAGGGACTACCTTTCAGTTGATCGTGAGGCTAACGCAATTCGACTACGACGCAGTACTTTCTTGGGAACTTTTCTATTAGTTGAAGGTAGTTCAGATAAGATTTTCTATGAACGCTTTGTTGACAAACTAGCGTGTGCATTAGTTAGTGTTTCAGGTAAACCATCTAGCAAGCTTCGTGTGATTGAAGTTCTAAATATTTTAGAGAGGTCAAATTTTCAGGGAGTTTTAGCAATTGTTGATGCAGATTTTGATCATTTGGGAACTTTACTGCATAAGAGCCATAACTTAATTCGTACAGATACTCATGATCTGGAAACTATGCTGCTCAAATCCTCTGCTCTTGACAAGGTAATTACTGAGTTTGCTTCAGAGGAGAAAATTACTAAGTTTGATAGAGATATAAGAACAGCATTGCTGGAAGCTGGCATATCCATTGGATATCTTCTTTGGATATCTCAAATTGATGGATTAAACTTAACATTTGATGGACTGATATTTAGCAGATTTATTGACGAGCAAACACTGCAAATTAATGAAGTTAGATTAATCGAAGAAGTGAAGAATAAATCCCAAGCTTTTGCGTTAAAAACCAAAGACTTACAAAAACGGCTAATGGAACAAAAAAGTAGCAACCATGATCCTTGGCAAGTTTGTTGTGGTCATGACTTGGTTGAAATATTGTCTCTCAGCTTACGTAAGACGATTGGTTCCGCTAAAGCTAATGATGTTGAACCTAACAGTCTTGAGCGTAATTTACGGTTGGCATACGAAGCAGTTTACTTTTGTAAGACGCAGATGTATTCGTCAATTAGCATATGGGAAAGTAACAATCAGCCATTTAAAGTTTTGCAAAATGAATTATAG
- a CDS encoding cyclic peptide export ABC transporter — MNLISFLLRSSWQIVTIAIVTGFLSGGSSAGLIALISNAATLKSSERLISLALAFAGLAIIALFTSIISQLMLIRLSQNAVLQLRMRLSRQILSSELSHLENLGNSKLLATLTEDIQSVANAVYQMPTLFINLAIVLGCFVYITWLSWLVLVMVIGLAVVAIASCKWLLNRGDKLLALAREDEDRLFQHLGTITTGIKELKLNYKRRQVFLENKLQATATDFRHHNVGGLTFFAITSSWGQLVFFFALGFVLFALPHVLTMNPQTLSGYILTFTYLVLPMDNIISKLPLLSKASIALQKIESLGLSLASRSEEVEIKPPQVDTAWHSLKFRGVTHTYHTDREDNSFILGPLDLTLYPQEIIFIVGGNGSGKSTLAKLITGLYIPENGEILLDGEQINAENREWYRQYFSVVFSDFYLFEELLGLEKTNLDMQAAKYLQQLQLDHKVKITDGKLSTTALSQGQRKRLALLTAYLEDRPIYLFDEWAADQDPVFKEIFYTHLLPELRDRGKTVLVISHDDRYFHLADRIIKLDYGKIEYAKQLKELRK; from the coding sequence ATGAATCTCATTTCCTTTCTTTTGCGCTCCTCTTGGCAAATTGTGACAATCGCCATTGTCACTGGATTCTTGAGTGGTGGTAGTAGCGCTGGACTAATTGCCCTCATTAGCAATGCGGCGACTCTCAAATCATCTGAACGACTCATATCTCTAGCTTTAGCTTTTGCTGGGTTAGCAATTATTGCACTCTTTACTAGTATCATTTCACAACTGATGCTGATTCGTCTCTCGCAAAATGCTGTGTTGCAACTGCGAATGCGTTTGAGTCGGCAGATTCTCTCCTCCGAATTGAGCCATCTAGAAAATTTAGGCAATTCCAAATTATTAGCAACTTTAACCGAAGATATACAATCAGTTGCCAATGCAGTTTATCAGATGCCCACGCTGTTTATTAATCTGGCGATTGTTTTAGGTTGTTTTGTCTATATCACGTGGCTATCTTGGTTAGTATTAGTGATGGTGATTGGTTTGGCAGTGGTGGCGATCGCTAGTTGTAAATGGCTATTAAATAGAGGTGATAAATTATTAGCTTTGGCACGGGAAGACGAGGATCGATTGTTTCAACATTTAGGCACAATTACCACAGGTATTAAAGAACTCAAGCTCAACTATAAACGGCGGCAAGTTTTTTTAGAAAACAAATTACAAGCAACAGCTACAGATTTTCGTCATCATAATGTTGGTGGGTTAACTTTTTTTGCCATCACTTCTAGTTGGGGACAATTAGTATTCTTTTTCGCGTTGGGTTTTGTCTTATTCGCCTTACCTCATGTGCTGACAATGAACCCACAAACGCTGTCAGGATACATATTGACTTTTACTTATTTGGTGTTGCCAATGGACAACATCATTAGTAAACTTCCTCTCTTAAGTAAAGCCAGTATTGCTTTGCAAAAAATCGAATCTTTAGGTTTATCTTTAGCTAGTCGCTCGGAAGAAGTGGAGATTAAACCACCTCAAGTTGATACTGCTTGGCACAGTTTAAAATTTCGTGGTGTCACCCATACTTATCATACAGATAGAGAAGACAATAGTTTTATTCTCGGCCCGCTTGATTTAACACTATATCCTCAAGAAATTATCTTCATTGTTGGCGGTAATGGCAGTGGCAAATCTACCCTAGCTAAATTGATCACCGGATTATATATTCCTGAAAACGGCGAGATTTTACTGGATGGTGAACAAATTAATGCTGAGAATCGGGAATGGTATCGACAGTATTTTTCTGTAGTTTTCTCTGATTTCTATCTATTTGAAGAACTACTAGGCTTAGAAAAAACTAATTTAGATATGCAAGCCGCCAAATATCTCCAGCAACTGCAACTTGACCATAAAGTGAAAATCACAGATGGTAAACTTTCGACTACAGCATTATCTCAAGGACAGCGTAAACGCTTGGCTTTGCTGACAGCATATTTAGAAGATAGACCAATTTATCTATTTGATGAATGGGCAGCAGATCAAGACCCAGTATTTAAAGAGATATTCTACACTCATCTATTACCAGAACTGCGCGATCGCGGTAAAACAGTGCTAGTAATTAGCCATGATGATCGCTATTTTCATCTGGCAGACCGGATAATCAAATTAGACTACGGCAAAATTGAGTATGCCAAGCAGTTGAAAGAATTAAGGAAGTAA
- the holA gene encoding DNA polymerase III subunit delta: MPIYIYWGEDDYAIERAVVTLRDRILDPLWTSFNYTSFPPEQSDAAIAALNQVMTPAFGAGGRLVWLMNTTLCQNCPENVLAELGRTLQVIPENSFLLLTSRNKPDERLKSTKLFKQLATEFREFPLIPPWKTELLVQAVNQAAQTVGVRLTPQSAAVLAEAVGNDTRLLYNEIEKLRLYAIEQNRPIEVDTITRLVRNTNQNSLQLAAAIRVGDTGKALTILADLINAAEPELRIVATLVGQFRTWLWVKLMVESGERNPGAIAQAAEVANPKRIYFLQQEVQSISLRQLISCLPLLLELEVSLKQGRAELSILQTKVIELCQVCRRN, encoded by the coding sequence ATGCCAATTTACATTTACTGGGGTGAGGACGACTATGCAATCGAGAGAGCAGTAGTCACATTGCGCGATCGCATTCTTGATCCCTTGTGGACTAGTTTTAACTATACTAGTTTTCCTCCAGAACAAAGCGATGCAGCCATTGCTGCCCTAAATCAAGTCATGACTCCCGCCTTTGGGGCTGGGGGGAGGTTGGTTTGGCTGATGAACACAACTCTGTGCCAAAATTGCCCAGAAAATGTGCTAGCAGAACTGGGGCGTACCTTACAAGTCATTCCCGAAAATTCGTTTTTGTTGCTCACCTCTCGTAATAAGCCCGACGAACGGTTAAAATCGACAAAATTATTCAAGCAATTGGCGACAGAGTTCCGAGAATTTCCTCTCATCCCCCCTTGGAAGACTGAGTTATTGGTACAAGCAGTTAACCAAGCTGCTCAAACTGTAGGAGTGAGACTGACACCCCAGTCGGCGGCAGTGTTAGCAGAAGCTGTAGGTAATGATACCCGTCTCCTTTACAATGAGATAGAAAAGTTACGTCTTTATGCCATAGAGCAAAATCGACCTATAGAAGTAGATACTATTACCCGCTTAGTGAGAAATACAAATCAGAATAGTTTACAGCTAGCCGCAGCCATAAGAGTTGGTGATACAGGCAAAGCTTTAACTATCTTGGCTGATTTGATTAATGCTGCCGAGCCGGAATTGCGGATAGTTGCTACTCTAGTCGGTCAATTTCGCACATGGTTATGGGTAAAATTGATGGTAGAAAGTGGTGAACGTAATCCAGGTGCGATCGCTCAAGCTGCTGAGGTTGCTAATCCTAAACGCATCTATTTTTTACAACAAGAAGTCCAATCTATTTCTCTACGACAACTAATTTCTTGTTTACCATTATTACTAGAACTAGAAGTCAGCCTCAAGCAAGGCCGTGCAGAATTATCCATACTACAAACTAAAGTCATAGAACTTTGCCAAGTCTGCCGACGCAACTGA